A single region of the Moorena sp. SIOASIH genome encodes:
- a CDS encoding cinnamycin family lantibiotic, with amino-acid sequence MSTATLEKVLHQASIDAEFRSEVQNNPEAFGLSATTTLPESVEKQDHAFIELLNASLGEFDIAASCESTCSSGPLTIVCDGTTKN; translated from the coding sequence ATGTCAACGGCTACCCTAGAAAAGGTACTGCACCAGGCATCTATTGACGCTGAGTTCCGTAGCGAAGTTCAAAATAACCCAGAAGCTTTTGGACTCTCAGCTACCACTACCCTACCTGAATCTGTTGAGAAGCAGGATCACGCTTTCATCGAGTTGTTAAATGCTTCCTTAGGGGAGTTTGATATCGCTGCTAGTTGTGAATCCACCTGCAGCTCCGGTCCATTGACAATTGTTTGCGATGGAACAACCAAAAACTAG